In Blattabacterium cuenoti, the genomic stretch TTTTAAAGCCTGATCAATATCTTCTATCAGATCTTCTACATTTTCTATTCCCAGAGACAAACGAATAAGAGAATTTTGTATACCAGCATGAATTCTAACCTCTAAAGGAGTCGATTTGTGAGTCATAGTTGCAGGATGACAAATTAAACTTTTAGTCCCTCCTAAACTTTCTGCCAACTTGAATAAGTTGGTGGAGGTTACAATTTTTTTAGCTGATTCTATTGTATCTTTTTTCAGACTAAAAGAAACAATTCCTCCAAAATATCGTTGTTGCTTTCCTGCTATCAAATGATTTTTATGATGACCCAATCCAGGATAATAAATTTTATCTATTTTATTATTTTTCTTTAAAAAAGAAGCAATTTGAAAGGCATTTTCAGATTGTTTTTTTATGCGTAAGTATAATGTTTGGCATCCTCTGATTGTCAACCAACAATCAATAGGAGATAAAACACCTCCCGTTGCGTTTTGAATATATTTTAATTTTTCATATAAATCTATATCTTTTACTGTAATTAATCCAGCTAATACATCTGAATGTCCTGCTAAATATTTTGTTGCACTATGAACAACTATATCTGATCCTAATTTTAAAGGATTTTGAATAGCTGGAGAAGCAAAAGTATTATCTACAACAATTAAGATTGTTGGATTTTTTCTTTTTGATTCTTTGCTGATATATTCTATATCAGATATCTTTAATGTAGGATTAGTTGGTGATTCTAACCAAACTAATTTTGTTTTATCAGATATGTAAGAAATTGTTTTTTCTGCATCTGTTGTATCTACAAATTTAGTGTGAATACCAAATTTTTTATACAAATTTAATATACGAAACGTTCCTCCATAAATATCGTCTACAGCTACTACTTCACTTCCATTTTTTAATAATTTTAATACAGCATCCACAGATGCTAGTCCAGATGAAAATGCCAAACTAGCATGACCATATTCTAAGTCTGTTATTAAGTTTTCTAATATCTTTCTTGTAGGATTATTAGTTCTAGTGTAATCAAATCCTTTATGAATTCCAGGAGCTTTCTGTACGTATGTTGATGTTTGATATATTGGAGTAGATATTGCACCTGTAAGAGGATCAGATAAAATATTTTGAATAAGCCTTGTTTCTTCCTTCATCGTTATGTTATTTTATTATCAATATTGTATACAAATGTACTAAAAATGAAAATTCAATTTTTATAAAAAAATTTTTTTATAAAAAGGAAAAAAATATAAATTTGTTTCCTATCTTTCTATTTTAAATGTGAATGATTTCAAGAAATTCGATATTCTTTTTTTTATTTTTATTTTTTTCCTTTTTCGTTGAATCTTCTGAATCTTCTGATTTTAATCATATGAAAGAAGATAAAATGGATGTAGCTAGTACTATTTTGAATCATATCAGTGATTCTCATGAATGGCATGTCGCAGGAACTCATAAACATGGAATTGTTCTTCATTTACCAGTTATATTGTGGAATCATGGATTAGAAATTTTTTCTTCATCTCAATTTTCATGTGGAAATGTGGTGAAGGGGAAATATGGGTATTATAAGATGTTTAGAGGAACGATTTATCAAACTGATAGTGTTGGATCTTTATCTTATTCTAGTTCTAGAGGAATAGGAGTATTAAATAATGATAAACCTTGGGACTTTTCTATCACAAAAAATGTAGTATCTATTTTGATTTCTTCTTTTTTGTTGTTTTATCTTTTTATACGAATGAGACGTAGTTATCGAAACTATCAAATTAACAAATGGAGTTTAGGAATTTTTTTAGAATATTTAATTCTATTTATACGAGATGAAATCGCAATTCCTAATATTGGAAATAAAAAGTATAAAATTTTTCTTCCTTTTTTGTTAACATCCTTTTTTTTTATATTAATTAATAATTTAATGGGTATTGTTCCAGGATTTCCAAATGTAACAGGTAATATAAATATTACATTAGGATTGGCTATGATGACATTTATTGTAACCAATATAAATTCAAATATGAGTTATTGGAAACACATTTTTTGGACAAAAGATGTTCCAATAGGTATTAGATTTTTATTAGCTCCAATTGAATTTTTTGGAATTTTTATTCGTCCATTAACTTTGTGCATTCGATTATTTGCTAATATTACTGCTGGACATATAATTATTTTAAGTTTTATTTGTCTTATTTTTATTTTTAAAAATTTTTTCATAGCTGGTTTTTCCATAATTTTTGGTTTTTTTATTTCCATGTTAGAGATTATGGTAGCCTTTTTACAAGCTTTTATTTTTACAACTTTATCTGCTTTACTTATAGGAATGTCTGTCAAGAATTATGACTTTGATAATAAAACGCATTAAAAAATATTAATAATATGGATATAGATTTAACTTACTCAGGTTTAGCTGCTTTAGGATCCGGTCTTGCAGTGATAGGAGCAGGATTAGGAATTGGGAAAATTGGTAGTTCTGCAATGGATGCAATTTCTAGACAACCTGAAGCTTCAGATAAAATACAAAATGCTATGATTATAGCATCTGCATTAATCGAAGGAGCAGCATTATTTGGAATTGTTACGACATTATTAGCTGTATTTAAATAAAATGGATTTAATAACTCCTTCTATTGGTTTAATTGTTTGGCATACAATAATATTTATAATACTCATGTTCTTTCTTTCAAAATTTGCTTGGAAACCTATTATGAATTTTATTGATCAAAGAGAGAAAAAAATTAAAATGTCTATTGAAAAAGCTGATGAAATAAAAGAAGAATTAAAAAATGTAGAAAATAAAAAAAATAAAATTTTAAAAGAAACTCGCATAAAAAGAGATATGATTTTGAAAGAAGCTATTCAGATAAAAGAGAAAATACAATTAAGAGCTCAAGAGGAAGGCATAATAGAAAAGAAAAAAATTATAGAAGAAACAAATAAAAATATAAAAATAGAAAAAGAAATTGCAATTCGAGAATTCAAAAATAAAATAGGAGATATTTCTATTCAAATAGCCGAAAAAATATTAAAAAAAGAGTTGGATCAAAAAAATAAACAAGATCAATTTATAAAAGAATTAGTAGATAAACTGTATTAAATTAAGAGTTTAGTAGAATAAAATGTTTTCAAATCAAAAAATTATTCAACATTATGCTAGAATCCTTTTTGAATATTCTGTTACTAGGAAAGATCATGAAATTTTCTATCAAAAAGTAAAGAAAACATCTTTTTTATTGAAAAAGAACATAATTCTAAATCAGATTCTTTATACTTCTTTATTAAATTCTGAAAAAAAAATAAAAATATTTAAAAAGATATTTTATGTTTTTGATGTTTTGCTTTTTAAATTTATGAATTTACTCATTATAAAAAAAAGAGAATCTCTTATAGAAGAAATCTTTTTAAGATATCAGGAAATATATGAAAAAGATCAAAAAAAAATCGTAATATCTGTTATTACATCTGCTTTTCCTTTAAAAACGGATGTACAGAATCTTATTGCAAAAAAAATAATATCTAATAAAAAAAAATTTCATATCATCAATAAAATTGATAAATCTATTATTGGAGGTTTTCTATTTCGTGTAGGATATAAAGAATGGGACTTTAGTATTCGGAAACAATTATCCCGTATTAAAAAAATATTTTAAAAAAAAGCTTTTATTACATTTACATATGTCAGATTTAAAATATTCTGAAATATCATCAATTATTAAAGAGGAATTATCAAATTTTCAATTTGAATCAAAATTATCAGAATCTGGTGTGGTTGTTCAAATAGGAGATGGTGTTGTGAGGTCTTTAGGATTAAATTCAGCTTTTTATGGAGAATTGGTCGAATTCCATGATGGAACCCAAGGCATGGTTTTAAATCTTGAAGAAGATCATGTAAGTATCGTTTTACTCAATCCATCAAAAAATTTAAAAGAGGGAGATATAGTAAAAAGAACTGGAAAAATTTTTTCCATAAAAGTAGGAGAAAATATGTTGGGTCGAGTAGTTAATGTTTTAGGAAATCCTATAGATGGAAAAGGTCCTATAAAAGGAAAATTATTTGAAATGCCTTTAGAAAGAAAAGCTCCAGGCGTTATTTACAGAGAACCTGTTCAAGAACCTCTTCAAACTGGTATAAAATTTATAGATTCTATGATTCCTATAGGAAAAGGACAAAGAGAATTAATTATTGGAGACAGACAAACTGGAAAAACAACTATAGCTATTGATACGATAATTAATCAAAAAAGATTTTTTGACAAAAACAAACCTGTTTATTGTATTTATGTAGCTATTAGTCAAAAAGGTTCTACAATAGCAAGAATTCAAAAAATTTTAGAAAAGAAAGAAGCGATGCCTTATACAATTATAGTATCGTCTACTCCTTCTGATCCAGCTTCTATGCAAGTTTTTGCCCCTTTTTCTGGAACAGCAATAGGAGAATATTTTAGGGATACAGGTCGTTCTTCTTTAGTGATATATGATGATCTATCAAAACAAGCAATTTCTTATAGAGAAATATCTCTTTTATTACGAAGACCTCCTGGTCGAGAAGCTTATCCAGGAGATGTTTTTTATTTACATTCTCGTCTTTTAGAACGAGCAGCCAAAATTATAAAAGATCAAAAAATGGCTGAAAAAATGAATGATATTCCATTTTCTATTAGAAAAGAAATTAAAGGAGGAGGTTCTTTAACTGCATTACCTATTATTGAAACTCAGTCAGGGGATATATCTTCTTACATTCCTACCAATGTTATTTCTATTACAGATGGACAGATTTTTTT encodes the following:
- the atpA gene encoding F0F1 ATP synthase subunit alpha, which produces MSDLKYSEISSIIKEELSNFQFESKLSESGVVVQIGDGVVRSLGLNSAFYGELVEFHDGTQGMVLNLEEDHVSIVLLNPSKNLKEGDIVKRTGKIFSIKVGENMLGRVVNVLGNPIDGKGPIKGKLFEMPLERKAPGVIYREPVQEPLQTGIKFIDSMIPIGKGQRELIIGDRQTGKTTIAIDTIINQKRFFDKNKPVYCIYVAISQKGSTIARIQKILEKKEAMPYTIIVSSTPSDPASMQVFAPFSGTAIGEYFRDTGRSSLVIYDDLSKQAISYREISLLLRRPPGREAYPGDVFYLHSRLLERAAKIIKDQKMAEKMNDIPFSIRKEIKGGGSLTALPIIETQSGDISSYIPTNVISITDGQIFLEKDLFHSGIRPAINESISVSRVGGSAQIQSMRKISGTLKLDQAQFRELESFSKFGSELDSSTMNILKKGRINIEILKQTPHRPYDVADQIAIIYAGTRNLLQKIPIDKISDFEKEYLFYLKEKHENVLDSLRNGIFDKKISDILETAVLELSDKYLS
- a CDS encoding trans-sulfuration enzyme family protein, encoding MKEETRLIQNILSDPLTGAISTPIYQTSTYVQKAPGIHKGFDYTRTNNPTRKILENLITDLEYGHASLAFSSGLASVDAVLKLLKNGSEVVAVDDIYGGTFRILNLYKKFGIHTKFVDTTDAEKTISYISDKTKLVWLESPTNPTLKISDIEYISKESKRKNPTILIVVDNTFASPAIQNPLKLGSDIVVHSATKYLAGHSDVLAGLITVKDIDLYEKLKYIQNATGGVLSPIDCWLTIRGCQTLYLRIKKQSENAFQIASFLKKNNKIDKIYYPGLGHHKNHLIAGKQQRYFGGIVSFSLKKDTIESAKKIVTSTNLFKLAESLGGTKSLICHPATMTHKSTPLEVRIHAGIQNSLIRLSLGIENVEDLIEDIDQALKSL
- the atpF gene encoding F0F1 ATP synthase subunit B, which gives rise to MDLITPSIGLIVWHTIIFIILMFFLSKFAWKPIMNFIDQREKKIKMSIEKADEIKEELKNVENKKNKILKETRIKRDMILKEAIQIKEKIQLRAQEEGIIEKKKIIEETNKNIKIEKEIAIREFKNKIGDISIQIAEKILKKELDQKNKQDQFIKELVDKLY
- the atpB gene encoding F0F1 ATP synthase subunit A; the protein is MISRNSIFFFLFLFFSFFVESSESSDFNHMKEDKMDVASTILNHISDSHEWHVAGTHKHGIVLHLPVILWNHGLEIFSSSQFSCGNVVKGKYGYYKMFRGTIYQTDSVGSLSYSSSRGIGVLNNDKPWDFSITKNVVSILISSFLLFYLFIRMRRSYRNYQINKWSLGIFLEYLILFIRDEIAIPNIGNKKYKIFLPFLLTSFFFILINNLMGIVPGFPNVTGNINITLGLAMMTFIVTNINSNMSYWKHIFWTKDVPIGIRFLLAPIEFFGIFIRPLTLCIRLFANITAGHIIILSFICLIFIFKNFFIAGFSIIFGFFISMLEIMVAFLQAFIFTTLSALLIGMSVKNYDFDNKTH
- the atpH gene encoding ATP synthase F1 subunit delta, yielding MFSNQKIIQHYARILFEYSVTRKDHEIFYQKVKKTSFLLKKNIILNQILYTSLLNSEKKIKIFKKIFYVFDVLLFKFMNLLIIKKRESLIEEIFLRYQEIYEKDQKKIVISVITSAFPLKTDVQNLIAKKIISNKKKFHIINKIDKSIIGGFLFRVGYKEWDFSIRKQLSRIKKIF
- the atpE gene encoding ATP synthase F0 subunit C; this translates as MDIDLTYSGLAALGSGLAVIGAGLGIGKIGSSAMDAISRQPEASDKIQNAMIIASALIEGAALFGIVTTLLAVFK